The Kocuria flava nucleotide sequence GATCGGATCGGCAAGCGCCTGCTCATGGTGATCGGCGCGATCCTGTTCGCCGCTGTCTCGATCGCCGCGGCGCTGACGACGATCCCGGAACTGATGATCGTCTGGCGGGCCGTCCTCGGGCTGGCTGCGGCGATGATGGTGCCGGCGACGATCGGGCTGATCTTCGTGCTTTTCGCCGATGCGAAGCAGCGCGGTGTCGCGATCGGCGTGTGGGCCGGCGGCATCTCCGCTGGTGTGGCGCTGGGCCCGCTGCTGTCCGGCTTGCTGCTGGAGGCCTTCGGCTGGCAGGCGACGTTCCTGGTCGCGGTGCCGATCATGGCGCTCGTCGCTATCGCCGCCCCCATCCTCGTGCCCGAGCATCGTGACCCGTCGGCGCGGATCGACCTGTTCAGCGCACTGCTGCTGGTCGCGGGTCTGTTGGCGATCATCTATGGCATCAAGCGGTTCGCCGCGCAGGAGCCGGCGGGACCCTCGATCGGGCTGCTGGTCGCGGGCGCGCTGATCGGCCTGTGGTTCGTGATCCGGCAGCTGCGCGCCAAGCAGCCGCTGCTGGATGTTCGACTGTTCGCCAACCGCACCGTGTCCGGGGCACTGGCAGTGTTCCTGCTCTCGGCCGCAGCGCTCGGCGGGGTGTACTCGCTGTTCACCCAGTACCTCCAGCAGGTCCAGGAGCTCTCGCCGTTGCAGGCGGGCCTGTCGATCCTGCCGGCCGCGGCGGTGCTGATCGTCGTCTCGACGCTCTCCCCGGTGCTCGCGCGCAGGTTCCGGCCCGGCAACGTGATCGCGGTCGGCCTGCTCACTCAGGTGGTCGGCTACATCTTGTTCACTCAACTGGATGCCGGCACGGGTCTGGCGCTGGTGATCGCGAGCTTCGTCATCACCTACCCCGGCGTGGCCCCATCGATGGCTCTGACCACCGATCTCGTCGTCGGCTCCGTGCCGCCGGAGAAGACCGGCGGGGCCTCCGGCCTCGCCACCACCGCTAACGACCTGGGGATCTCCCTCGGTGTCGCAGTGATCGGCAGTGTCGGAATCGCCGCTTACCGCGGCAACATCGAGTCCAGACTCCCCGAGGGGCTGCCACCCGAGGCGGCAGCCGCCGCCTCGGACAGCATCGACGGGGCGCTCGCCTCGGCTGCGGAACTGCCGGGAGCGCTCGGCGAGCAGGTCATCGCTGCCGCGCAAGCCGCATTCACGGGCGGACTCAACACTGCGGCCATCGTCTCGGCGGTCATCGCGGGTGTGGCGGCGATCATCGCCGCTACGCGACTGCGTCACATCCGCCCCACCGGGCAGTCGCAGGACAGTCCGGAGGAAGCATCCACTCATTGACCTATACCCCCTATGGGTATAGTCTCGAATAACTCGTACACAGATGAAGGAGTTCTGAGATGAGCGCAACCACCACCGAGTACCAGGTGACCGGGATGAGCTGCGGACACTGCGAGACCGCCATCCGGTCCGAGGTCTCCGAAATCGCCGGGGTGACCGGCATCGAGGTCAGTGCCCAGACCGGGCGCCTGGCCGTGACCAGTGAGCAGCCCCTCGACGACGCTGCGGTGATCGCGGCGGTCGACGAGGCCGGCTACGCCGCGGTCAGGAGCTGAGATGAAGGCGCCTGCGCGGCTCGGCCTGTACGGCGCGGGGCTGGTGGCCGTGTTCGCCGTGGCGTTCGCCACGGCGAGCGCGGTCGTCCCCGAGAGCGCCGTGCAGGCCTGGACAGAAGACAGCGGTGACCACGCCGCCCACAACAGCGAGGAGGGAGAGGACATGAACGGGCAGGGCGGACACGCCGGCCACGCCGCGGACGCGTCGTCGCTCGGGCTGGGCGTGGCACAGGACGGCTACCAACTGACCGACCTGGGCGCCCCGACCGAGACCGGCGCCGACGGTGAGTTGTCGCTGACGATCACCGGGCCTGACGGCCAGGCGGTGACCGACTTCGAGCTGGAACATGAGAAGGAGCTGCACCTGATCGTCGTGCGCGCCGACGGGCAGCAGTTCCGCCATGTGCACCCCGAGATGGACGCCGACGGCACGTGGTCCATCCCTTGGCGGTGGGACGCGGCCGGAACCTACCGGGTGTTCGCGGACTTCGTGCCCGGCCAGACCGGAGAGGGCATCACGCTCTCGACCACCGTGCAGGTGTCCGGCGGCTACGAGACCGTGGCGGCGGAGCCGACCGCGGAGACCACCGTAGACGGGTTCGACGTCGCGGTGACCGGTGACCTTGTCGCGGGCGAGTCCTCGACGCTGACCATGACCATTACCCGCGACGGGCAGCCGGTCACCGTACTGGAACCGTATCTGGGCGCGTTCGGGCATCTGGTCGCGCTGCGCGATGGGGACCTGGCCTACCTGCACGTCCACCCCCACGGCGAGGCGCCCGACGCGGGGCAGACCTCGGGCCCGGAGATCGTGTTCGAGGCCACTGCACCCACGCCCGGCCGCTACCTGCTGTTCCTGGACTTCCAGGTTGACGGGCAGGTGCACACCGCGTCGCTGGTCATCGACACCACCACTGGCGACGGCGGCGCCGACGCCGGAAGCGGCGGCGGGCACGAGGAGGAAGGAGAAGGCCATTAGCACTGATCAGTCCACCGGGACCAACCTGGCTGGGGTCGAACTGCAGATCGGCGGCATGACCTGTGCGTCGTGCGCGAACCGGATCGAGAAGAAGCTGAACAAGCTCGACGGCATCACCGCGAGCGTGAACTACGCGACCGAGAAGGCCAGCGTCACCGCCCCGGAGGGCTACGACCCGCAGCTGCTGATCGCGGAAGTGGAGAAGACGGGCTACACCGCCGAGCTCCCCGCTCCCAAGGACGCCGCCGCCCCCGGCGGCGAGGATGACGGCGAGTCTCGCGAGGACGCCGAGCTGCGCACCCTGCGTCAGCGGCTCATCGGTTCGGCCGTGCTCGCAGTCCCGGTGATCGCGATGGCGATGATCCCGGCGCTGCAGTTCGACTACTGGGGCTTCGCCTCCCTGGCTCTGGCCGCACCCGTGGTGGTCTGGGCCGGGTGGCCCTTCCACAAGGCCGCCTGGATGAATCTCAAGCACGGTGCCGCCACGATGGACACGCTCATCTCCGTAGGTACGAGTGCGGCGATGATCTGGTCGATCGTCGCGCTGTTCTTCGGCACCGCTGGTGATCGCGGCGTGGTGCACCCGTTCGAGCTCACCATTTCCCGCTCCGATGGCCTCGGGCACATCTACCTGGAGGTCGCCGCCGGGGTGATCACGTTCATCCTGCTGGGCCGCTACTTCGAGAAGCGCTCCAAGCGCCGCGCCGGTGCCGCCCTGCGTGCCCTGCTCGAACTCGGCGCGAAGGAGGTCTCCGTCCTGCGGAACGGCAAAGAAGAGCGGATCTCCATTGAGGAGCTGAGCGTCGGGGACGAGTTCGTGGTCCGGCCCGGCGAGAAGATCGCCACCGATGGCGTCATCGTCTCCGGCAGTTCCGCGATCGACGCGTCGATGCTCACCGGCGAGTCCGTGCCGGTCGAGGTCGGCGAGGGTGACACGGTGACCGGAGCGACCGTGAACGCCGGCGGACGTCTCGTCGTCAAGGCGACCCGGGTCGGTTCGGATACCCAGCTGGCGCAGATGGCCAGGCTTGTTGAGGACGCCCAGTCGGGCAAGGCTGAGATCCAACGCCTCGCCGACCGGGTCTCCGGGGTGTTCGTGCCGATCGCGATCGCCATCGCCGTCGCCACGCTCGGTGCGTGGATCGGCGCAGGATTCCCGCTCTCGGCCGGGTTCACCGCGGCGGTCGCGGTGCTGATCATCGCCTGCCCCTGCGCCCTAGGCCTGGCCACCCCGACGGCGCTGCTGGTCGGCACCGGACGCGGAGCCCAGATGGGCGTGCTCATCAAAGGCCCCGAGGTGCTGGAGTCCACCAAGCGCGTCGACACGATCGTGCTGGACAAGACCGGCACCGTCACCACCGGCAAGATGACCCTCACCGACGTGATCCCCGCCCCAGGCGTGAGCCGTGATGAGCTGCTGCGGATCGCCGGCGGGCTTGAGGACTACTCTGAGCACCCCATCGCCCAGGCCATCGCCGCAGGCGCCACCGCACAGGTCGGTGAACTGCCCACCCCGGAGTCCTTCGACAACATCGAGGGCAAGGGCGTCCAAGGCGTCGTCGACGGTCACGCCGTGGTCGCCGGCCGAGAGGCGCTGCTGGCTGATTGGTCGATGCACCTCGACGAGGAGCTCAAAGCCGCCAAGCAGGCCGCAGAGTCCGAGGGCAAGACAGCGATCGCCGTCGGCTGGGACGGGCAAGCGCGCGGTGTGCTGGTGGTCTCGGACCAGATCAAGCCCACCAGTGCGGAGGCGATCAGCCAGTTCAAGGACCTGGGTCTGACTCCGGTGCTGCTGACCGGGGACAACCAGACCGTGGCCGAGCAGGTCGCCGCCGAGGTCGGCATCACCGAGGTTATCGCCGAAGTGCTGCCGAAGGACAAGGTCGACGTCGTCGCCCGCCTCCAGGGCGAAGGCAAGGTCGTGGCCATGGTCGGCGACGGTGTCAACGACGCCCCCGCCCTGGCCCAGGCCGACCTCGGCCTGGCGATGGGCACCGGCACCGACGTGGCCATCGAAGCCGCTGATATCACCCTGGTCCGCGGTGACCTGCGGGCGGCCGCGGATGCGATCCGGCTCGCGAGGCGCACGCTGCGCACGATCAAGCAGAACCTGTTCTGGGCCTTCGGCTACAACAGCGCCGCCATCCCGATTGCGGCCTTCGGGCTGTTGAATCCGATGCTCGCCGGAGCGGCCATGGCCTTCTCGTCCGTCTCGGTGGTCTCCAACAGCCTGAGGCTGCGCAGGTTCAAGGCCAAGGCCGACAACCAGAACACCCCAGCAGACAGTGCCCCTGTCCCGGCACGCGAGCCGGCGCAGGTCTGAGAAGAACCCGTCATCAAATCAGAAAGGACACCATTCACGATGACTGCACACGATCACCACAACCACGGAAACGATCACGACCACGGCAGCGCCTCTGGCGGCTGCAGCGGCCACGCTCCCAACACCGAGGACCTCGCTAAGGCGAACAGCGACGATGTCACCGAGTGCCTGGTCATGGCCGGCACCCCGGTCATCAAGTCAGACGCTGAGGCCGCCGGGCTCTACCGCGACTACGAGGGTAAGCGGTACTGGTTCTGCTGCGCGGCCTGCGGCCCACTCTTCGACGCCGACCCCGACCGCTACGCGAACGCGGCCTGAGTCGGCTCCGTAACCCGCAGCCGGCTTCGTGCCCCCGAGAACCACTCAGGTGGGCACGAAGCCCGGCGTTCGGCCACGGAGGCTGGCGGGAAGCGATCATGAGGAGGGAAACATCATGAACGGACGCACGACCCGGCGCCGGAACCGACGCCTGGGTGCCGCCGTCGGGGCCGGACTGCTGAGTGCCGCGATCCTGCTCACCGGCTGCGCCGCCGACAACACC carries:
- a CDS encoding MFS transporter is translated as MSDTAAPRAGAKQWWGLAVLVIPSTLLFMMLTILFLAAPNLAADLNPSSTQLLWILDIYGFVMAGFLVAMGVLGDRIGKRLLMVIGAILFAAVSIAAALTTIPELMIVWRAVLGLAAAMMVPATIGLIFVLFADAKQRGVAIGVWAGGISAGVALGPLLSGLLLEAFGWQATFLVAVPIMALVAIAAPILVPEHRDPSARIDLFSALLLVAGLLAIIYGIKRFAAQEPAGPSIGLLVAGALIGLWFVIRQLRAKQPLLDVRLFANRTVSGALAVFLLSAAALGGVYSLFTQYLQQVQELSPLQAGLSILPAAAVLIVVSTLSPVLARRFRPGNVIAVGLLTQVVGYILFTQLDAGTGLALVIASFVITYPGVAPSMALTTDLVVGSVPPEKTGGASGLATTANDLGISLGVAVIGSVGIAAYRGNIESRLPEGLPPEAAAAASDSIDGALASAAELPGALGEQVIAAAQAAFTGGLNTAAIVSAVIAGVAAIIAATRLRHIRPTGQSQDSPEEASTH
- a CDS encoding heavy metal translocating P-type ATPase; the encoded protein is MTCASCANRIEKKLNKLDGITASVNYATEKASVTAPEGYDPQLLIAEVEKTGYTAELPAPKDAAAPGGEDDGESREDAELRTLRQRLIGSAVLAVPVIAMAMIPALQFDYWGFASLALAAPVVVWAGWPFHKAAWMNLKHGAATMDTLISVGTSAAMIWSIVALFFGTAGDRGVVHPFELTISRSDGLGHIYLEVAAGVITFILLGRYFEKRSKRRAGAALRALLELGAKEVSVLRNGKEERISIEELSVGDEFVVRPGEKIATDGVIVSGSSAIDASMLTGESVPVEVGEGDTVTGATVNAGGRLVVKATRVGSDTQLAQMARLVEDAQSGKAEIQRLADRVSGVFVPIAIAIAVATLGAWIGAGFPLSAGFTAAVAVLIIACPCALGLATPTALLVGTGRGAQMGVLIKGPEVLESTKRVDTIVLDKTGTVTTGKMTLTDVIPAPGVSRDELLRIAGGLEDYSEHPIAQAIAAGATAQVGELPTPESFDNIEGKGVQGVVDGHAVVAGREALLADWSMHLDEELKAAKQAAESEGKTAIAVGWDGQARGVLVVSDQIKPTSAEAISQFKDLGLTPVLLTGDNQTVAEQVAAEVGITEVIAEVLPKDKVDVVARLQGEGKVVAMVGDGVNDAPALAQADLGLAMGTGTDVAIEAADITLVRGDLRAAADAIRLARRTLRTIKQNLFWAFGYNSAAIPIAAFGLLNPMLAGAAMAFSSVSVVSNSLRLRRFKAKADNQNTPADSAPVPAREPAQV
- a CDS encoding heavy-metal-associated domain-containing protein; this translates as MSATTTEYQVTGMSCGHCETAIRSEVSEIAGVTGIEVSAQTGRLAVTSEQPLDDAAVIAAVDEAGYAAVRS
- a CDS encoding YHS domain-containing protein, with product MTAHDHHNHGNDHDHGSASGGCSGHAPNTEDLAKANSDDVTECLVMAGTPVIKSDAEAAGLYRDYEGKRYWFCCAACGPLFDADPDRYANAA